The Pontibacter korlensis sequence GGTCTGACAAGCACTGGAACAAAAGTTATTACTGTCGTGCCTGCTCCTGAGGCTCCGGTGGCTATTGTTGGGCAAACAGATGTATGCGAAGGCAAACAGGTTACTTTCAGAACAGCCGCTGTGACTGGTGCAACCAGCTATACATGGACGCTGCCTGCTGGATGGGAGTTCGCCCCAGGTTCGGCTACCAACACCAACCAGGTGACAGTAGTAGCTGGAGAAAATGGCGGTACAATAGAAGTAATCGCTAGTAATGACTGTAGCAGCAGTACTGCAGCTACTCTAAATGTTACTGTTACTAATGCTCCTGAAGCACCAACTGCAGTTGCTGGTGTAACAAATCCATGCGCTGGCTCAGAGCAAACTTATACAGTTGAGGAAGTTGAAGGAGCTATTGCTTATGTATGGACAGTGCCATCTGGTTGGACTGTGATCGGCAACCGTACTGGCCGCTCAATCAGAGTGAGAGTAGGAAATAATGCAGGTGCTGTTACAGCGGCCGTTACTAATAAGTGCTACACAGGTGCTGTGGTTAGCCTTGAAGTAACTCCAAATACAATACCAGCTGTACCAGGCGAGATATCTAGTCCTGATGCAGGTGTTTGTGCCGTAAGCACAGGCAACATGTACAGCATAGCAGCTGTTCCGGGAGCAACATCTTATCTGTGGGAGGTGCCAGCCGGCTGGACAATTACTTCAGGTGAAGGTACAACTAGCATAACAGTAACTACTGCTAATACTGGTGGCACCGTTAAAGTAAGAGCTTCTAACGAATGCGGTACAAGTGCTGAAAGAACACTTACTGTAAGAATATCTACAATACCAACAGTACCTGTAGCTATCTCTGGTGAGAGCAACCTGTGCGAAGGAACTGTAGCCACTTACTCAGTAAGAGCGGTAGATGGAGCAGCATCTTATAACTGGTCTGTTCCGGCCACTGGTGGTTGGGAAATAGTAGAAGGCCAGGGCACAGCTCGTGTAAGAGTGAGGATTGGTACTACTGCAGGTAATGTAGAAGTAGCTGCAGCAAATGCCTGTGGCGAAAGCAGCAAAGCTACACTGGCTATAACTGTAAATAGCAAGCCAGCAGCTCCTGCAGCCATAACTGGTGATAATGGTGCCTGCATCGGCACACGCCTGACCTACAGCATACCGGCAGTAACCGGCGCTACAGGTTATGAGTGGGCAGTACCAGCAACCTGGAACCTGGTATCAGGACAGGGCACTAGAAGCATTGTTGTAGAAGTTGGCAGAGAAGGAGGTAACATTGCAGTAGCCGTAACAAACGAGTGCGGTACAGGTGAAGCAACTACTAAGGCTGTAGCCCCTGTATTGGCTCCTGTGGCACCAAGCATTACAGGTAACAATAATGTGTGCGAGTACAGCCAAGAGCTCACTTACACAATCTCTAACCCGGAAGAAGGAGCTACTTATATTTGGTCGCTGCCGCAGGGATGGAGCTTTGTTTCTGAAAATACCGGCACAAGCGTAGTGGTTAATGCAGGCACAGAAGGTGGAGCTATCTCTGTAGTGGCTACCAATGGTTGTGGAGAGACAGCAGGTCAGCCACTAGCGGTTGAGGTGTTTGCCCCACCAGTAGAGCCAGGACAAATCACAGATAACAGCAATGTCTGCGACGGGTTGGTATTCTCTATAGCACCGGTAGCAGGTGTTAGCAGCTACAACTGGACAGTTAGCAGCGGCTTTACCATCACGTCAGGTCAAGGCACTACAACTATCACTGTTAAGGCTGATAGAGCAGACGCAAGAGGTACAGTAACAGTAGCCGCTATAAACGGCCCATGCAGCAGCATGGAAGTATCTGCACCAATCGATGCCTCACTTGCAGATGGTAACCTGAACTTCCCGAAAGCCTTTAGCCCGAACGGTGACGGCACTAACGACACTTGGCACATTAAGAACCTGGAGAAATTCCCGAACAACGAGGTGACTATCTTTAACAGATGGGGTTCTGAGGTATACAAGGCTAAGTCTTACCAAAACAACTGGTCAGGTAAAGGATTGGAGCAAGGTACTTACTTCTACAAAGTAAGGGTGACAGTATGTGACGGCGTAGTGAAAGAGTTTACCGGATACACTACTATCTTCCGGTAGGCTGAGGCTTAAAAATTAGTAATTCCAATG is a genomic window containing:
- a CDS encoding T9SS C-terminal target domain-containing protein; this translates as MIKHLLLTFLLLIGSITLSFAQSEQAVLGQAEDYAILAVTRVTNQGDTDVYGDLGVTSGAAIVDRGNLKVDGDIELGSAAAKNAFADAQAVYNNFSSYPNPNPLFSSTLGNYQRLAPGVHKVNTSANLRGGLILDAQGDPSAKFVIIINGNLTSTADKTYVNLINGAQPKNVFWVVEGSVDTGKTSLFQGTVLAKGNIKFGGGGVVIGRAISLTGEVGLETNLVFMPNIIIANLSVQKEAEDKEYTVGSEITYTIRATNLGPDNAAGVVVKENFPAGLQYVRVESASKGAYDANTNQWVIGSLAVGEVETLRITFRIVSPGNIINKVAIIGDNPDPSPDDDEDEHVIELPDIGVTKIVNGKSTYLVGDVVRYTIVVTNKGNGEEQNVVASDKLPEGLEYVSHTASTGTYNPATGLFHIPLLAENTSATLTIDARLIKAGNVRNVASIIGKDQDPNNPTDPNNPGGDYHDSDPDNDEDDEEVVVTCPAPTVSLTAAQTTVCASTSNLTFTATPIIGAEYTFELPQGWTVVSQANNIITVNVGPNGGASVVRVTVKDQCNNTASAEANVQVTGAPVVPEISGVASVCFNSNGITLEAANVAEGLTYEWSVGANLEIVGANNGASVVVKTKAGNLLGGTVTLTVTNSCGLTSTGTKVITVVPAPEAPVAIVGQTDVCEGKQVTFRTAAVTGATSYTWTLPAGWEFAPGSATNTNQVTVVAGENGGTIEVIASNDCSSSTAATLNVTVTNAPEAPTAVAGVTNPCAGSEQTYTVEEVEGAIAYVWTVPSGWTVIGNRTGRSIRVRVGNNAGAVTAAVTNKCYTGAVVSLEVTPNTIPAVPGEISSPDAGVCAVSTGNMYSIAAVPGATSYLWEVPAGWTITSGEGTTSITVTTANTGGTVKVRASNECGTSAERTLTVRISTIPTVPVAISGESNLCEGTVATYSVRAVDGAASYNWSVPATGGWEIVEGQGTARVRVRIGTTAGNVEVAAANACGESSKATLAITVNSKPAAPAAITGDNGACIGTRLTYSIPAVTGATGYEWAVPATWNLVSGQGTRSIVVEVGREGGNIAVAVTNECGTGEATTKAVAPVLAPVAPSITGNNNVCEYSQELTYTISNPEEGATYIWSLPQGWSFVSENTGTSVVVNAGTEGGAISVVATNGCGETAGQPLAVEVFAPPVEPGQITDNSNVCDGLVFSIAPVAGVSSYNWTVSSGFTITSGQGTTTITVKADRADARGTVTVAAINGPCSSMEVSAPIDASLADGNLNFPKAFSPNGDGTNDTWHIKNLEKFPNNEVTIFNRWGSEVYKAKSYQNNWSGKGLEQGTYFYKVRVTVCDGVVKEFTGYTTIFR